The following proteins come from a genomic window of Thermoanaerobaculia bacterium:
- a CDS encoding diguanylate cyclase, with protein MSPLLSRQPIGLDEQGLSYSVLAAQSRILQLLGDGVPGREVAAEICRIAAERFAGVGCAILTLDEAAARLVVLADAALPASFAAALSGLTITAGRSVFRALASGAPDFCAAMSEEPAFAPIHAAARDAGLESCWSAAIRAVGGDDSGAFIAVVCLFHPERKRPGPRGVKVLELLASLAGLAVERAARARDAMRSAATDSAHERWVDPLTQLPGRQLFERMLRDLIGASDPDSTRFALLLIDVDRFLDINERYGSRLGDILLAGLARRLQKALRRGDLAARLEGDCFALLVRMGDDADEASRLAGRFREEGRRSFEFDGQAISLTVSVGVGVFPWDGSQGAMLLANAEVAMRAARAAGGDGFRIYSANLRVDTSRISSASATAAGPESAPRLDELELLWEPYFEVSSRRWTGLTARLAWKRPGGARAGAADLWRAASRAGMVPGILRWYVRNALGDFARATRDLPAPTRLSLPVAAAALATEGFVGTVAELLAGERLPPESVALEIPVQVLERDAGALASRLAALAGERLRLELSGVGAGNLPLEALTEVAWSGWKLDPYLLHKARTSPASGALASGLIALARQMKAVSIAEQVDEALDLTWLGLHRCDLAQGAAFRRPVAADQLGALVAELRKNV; from the coding sequence ATGTCGCCGCTACTCTCGCGTCAGCCGATCGGCCTCGATGAGCAGGGATTGTCGTATTCGGTGCTCGCGGCGCAGAGCCGGATCCTGCAACTGCTGGGCGACGGCGTCCCCGGGCGCGAGGTGGCGGCGGAGATCTGCCGCATCGCAGCGGAGCGGTTCGCCGGTGTCGGTTGCGCGATCCTCACGCTGGACGAGGCCGCGGCGCGCCTCGTCGTACTTGCCGACGCCGCGCTGCCGGCGAGCTTCGCCGCGGCGCTCTCCGGACTCACCATCACTGCCGGGAGATCCGTTTTCCGGGCGCTCGCCTCCGGTGCCCCGGATTTCTGTGCTGCGATGAGTGAAGAGCCCGCCTTCGCGCCGATTCACGCCGCGGCGCGCGACGCCGGGCTCGAATCCTGCTGGTCGGCGGCGATCCGCGCTGTCGGTGGCGACGACTCTGGCGCCTTCATCGCCGTCGTCTGTCTCTTTCATCCGGAGAGGAAGCGCCCTGGGCCGCGTGGCGTCAAGGTGCTCGAGCTCCTCGCTTCGCTCGCCGGTCTCGCGGTCGAGCGCGCGGCGCGGGCGCGGGATGCCATGCGCTCCGCCGCCACCGATTCGGCGCACGAGCGCTGGGTGGATCCGCTCACGCAGCTCCCGGGCCGGCAGCTCTTCGAGCGCATGCTCCGCGACCTCATAGGGGCCTCGGATCCCGACAGCACCCGCTTCGCTCTCTTGCTGATCGACGTCGACCGCTTCCTCGACATCAACGAGCGCTACGGCTCGCGCCTCGGCGACATCCTGCTCGCGGGCCTCGCCCGCCGCCTGCAGAAGGCGCTGCGCCGCGGCGATCTCGCGGCGCGGCTCGAAGGCGACTGCTTCGCTCTCCTCGTGCGCATGGGCGACGACGCCGACGAGGCGTCGCGGCTCGCCGGGCGGTTCCGGGAAGAGGGTCGGAGGAGCTTCGAATTCGACGGCCAGGCGATTTCCCTGACGGTCTCCGTCGGCGTCGGTGTCTTCCCCTGGGACGGCTCGCAGGGCGCGATGCTGCTCGCCAACGCCGAGGTCGCGATGCGCGCGGCGCGCGCTGCCGGCGGGGACGGCTTCCGCATCTACTCGGCGAATCTGCGCGTCGACACCTCGCGGATCTCCAGTGCATCTGCGACCGCGGCCGGGCCCGAGAGTGCGCCCAGGCTCGACGAGCTGGAGCTTCTCTGGGAGCCGTACTTCGAGGTCAGCTCGCGGCGCTGGACCGGACTGACGGCGCGCCTGGCCTGGAAGCGCCCGGGCGGAGCGCGCGCCGGTGCCGCCGACCTCTGGCGAGCGGCCTCGCGTGCCGGCATGGTGCCGGGGATCCTGCGCTGGTACGTGCGCAATGCCTTGGGCGACTTCGCGCGCGCCACGCGCGACCTGCCGGCGCCGACGCGGCTCTCCCTTCCGGTCGCGGCGGCGGCACTCGCCACTGAGGGCTTCGTCGGCACGGTGGCCGAGTTGCTGGCAGGGGAGCGGCTGCCGCCGGAGTCGGTCGCACTCGAGATCCCGGTGCAGGTGCTGGAGCGCGATGCCGGCGCCCTGGCGAGCCGCCTCGCCGCGCTCGCCGGCGAACGGCTGCGCCTCGAGCTTTCGGGAGTCGGCGCGGGGAATCTGCCACTCGAGGCGCTCACGGAGGTCGCCTGGAGCGGCTGGAAGCTCGATCCTTACCTGCTGCACAAAGCGAGAACCTCTCCGGCGTCCGGCGCGCTCGCCTCCGGGCTGATCGCCCTGGCGCGGCAGATGAAGGCGGTCTCGATCGCCGAGCAGGTCGACGAGGCGCTCGACCTCACCTGGCTCGGCCTGCATCGCTGCGATCTCGCCCAGGGCGCGGCCTTTCGCCGCCCGGTCGCGGCGGACCAGCTGGGCGCGCTCGTGGCGGAGTTGCGGAAAAACGTCTAG
- a CDS encoding aromatic ring-hydroxylating dioxygenase subunit alpha, with protein MKQRTSFGQHTLAGEYFTSAEIFAQERERIFGRHWLLAGHVSELPEAGSYFLFEVDRESVMVVRDATGRIHAHHNFCRHRGTRLCTEAHGQVKGGLQCSYHAWTYGFDGALKAAPGMQEVQGFEKSEHGLKRAALAEWRGFLFVNLAEEPVPFAEAFGALTGKFAHWRVEELRSVHQTTYEVEANWKLFFHNYSECYHCPNVHPHLNKLTPYKNTENDLDEGAVLGGPMWMSNPEGSMTMHGERCAAPFAELTDAERGRVFYYTLFPGAFLSFHPDYVLVHRAQPLAIDRTRIRCDWYFHPEAISAPGFDPQPAIDFWDLTNRQDWQLCVDAYKGVSSRAWEPGPYSELESQLAAFDRQYLRALGVDNPASRLRRA; from the coding sequence ATGAAGCAGCGCACATCGTTCGGACAGCACACCCTCGCGGGCGAGTACTTCACCTCGGCGGAGATCTTCGCCCAGGAGCGCGAACGGATCTTCGGCCGGCACTGGCTGCTCGCCGGGCACGTCTCCGAGCTGCCGGAGGCCGGCAGCTATTTCCTCTTCGAGGTCGACCGCGAGAGCGTCATGGTGGTCCGTGATGCCACAGGCAGGATCCACGCCCACCACAACTTCTGCCGCCACCGCGGCACGCGCCTGTGCACGGAAGCCCACGGCCAGGTGAAGGGCGGTCTGCAGTGCTCGTACCACGCCTGGACCTACGGCTTCGACGGCGCGCTCAAGGCGGCTCCGGGCATGCAGGAAGTCCAGGGGTTCGAGAAATCCGAGCACGGCCTGAAGCGAGCGGCGCTCGCCGAATGGCGGGGATTCCTGTTCGTGAACCTCGCCGAAGAGCCGGTGCCGTTCGCCGAGGCGTTCGGCGCATTGACGGGGAAGTTCGCGCACTGGAGGGTCGAGGAGCTCCGTTCGGTGCACCAGACCACTTATGAGGTCGAAGCCAACTGGAAGCTCTTCTTCCACAACTACAGCGAGTGCTACCACTGCCCGAACGTGCACCCGCATTTGAACAAGCTGACGCCCTACAAGAACACCGAGAACGATCTCGACGAGGGCGCCGTGCTGGGCGGGCCGATGTGGATGTCGAATCCGGAGGGGAGCATGACGATGCACGGCGAGCGCTGCGCGGCGCCGTTCGCCGAGCTCACCGACGCCGAGCGCGGCCGGGTCTTCTATTACACGCTCTTCCCCGGCGCCTTCCTCTCGTTCCACCCCGACTACGTCCTCGTCCACCGCGCCCAGCCGCTCGCCATCGACCGCACCCGCATCCGCTGCGACTGGTACTTCCACCCCGAGGCGATCTCCGCCCCGGGCTTCGACCCGCAGCCGGCGATCGACTTCTGGGATCTGACGAATCGCCAGGACTGGCAGCTCTGCGTGGATGCCTACAAAGGCGTCAGCTCCCGAGCCTGGGAGCCCGGCCCCTACTCCGAGCTCGAAAGCCAGCTCGCCGCCTTCGACCGCCAGTACCTGCGCGCGCTCGGCGTCGACAATCCTGCGTCCCGCCTGCGGCGCGCCTGA
- a CDS encoding aminomethyltransferase family protein — MPTPSPFHERTAPLCRSYAWKDWAGYCAVARYDTSHEREYFAFRETAGLLDVSPLFKYEVTGPDARALLSRMMTRDVASLKVGRVAYSCWCDDAGRVVDDGTVARLDEDHYRVTAADPSLHWLEDCGRGMNVRLEDSSGRLAALALQGPTSRDVLRACARFDSGPDMDGLKFFGVTKASIDGVPVWISRTGYTGDLGYEIWMESAQALAVWDALMAAGTPWGIEPAGLDALDITRIEAGFILLGVDYYSSPKVVLEARKSTPLELGFGWMVDPARAGYVGRDAILAERQRGPAWHLVGLEVSWEALEALYESFNLPPSLPATARRDGLPVFAEDGRQIGKATSHTWSPILKKYLVIASVHRGYEAKGTQLLLEHTVEFERRKVAATVVPTPFYDPERKRKP, encoded by the coding sequence ATGCCGACGCCATCGCCTTTCCACGAGCGCACCGCACCTCTCTGCCGAAGCTACGCCTGGAAGGACTGGGCGGGCTACTGTGCGGTCGCGCGCTACGACACCTCCCACGAGCGCGAGTACTTCGCTTTCCGCGAGACCGCGGGGCTCCTCGACGTCTCGCCGCTCTTCAAGTACGAGGTCACCGGGCCCGACGCCCGCGCCCTCCTTTCGCGCATGATGACCCGCGACGTCGCGAGTCTCAAGGTCGGACGGGTCGCCTACTCCTGCTGGTGCGACGACGCCGGCCGGGTGGTCGACGACGGCACCGTGGCGCGGCTGGACGAGGATCACTACCGCGTCACCGCCGCCGATCCCTCCCTCCACTGGCTCGAGGACTGCGGCCGCGGCATGAACGTCCGGCTCGAGGATTCGAGCGGGCGATTGGCGGCGCTCGCTCTGCAGGGACCCACCTCGCGCGACGTGCTGCGCGCCTGTGCCCGCTTCGACTCCGGACCGGACATGGACGGCCTGAAGTTCTTCGGCGTGACGAAAGCGTCGATCGACGGCGTTCCGGTCTGGATCAGCCGCACCGGCTACACCGGCGATCTGGGCTACGAGATCTGGATGGAGAGCGCCCAGGCGCTCGCGGTCTGGGACGCGCTCATGGCGGCCGGGACACCCTGGGGCATCGAGCCCGCGGGGCTCGACGCGCTCGACATCACGCGCATCGAGGCCGGCTTCATCCTTCTCGGAGTCGACTACTACAGCTCGCCGAAGGTCGTCCTCGAAGCCAGGAAGTCCACCCCGCTCGAGCTCGGCTTCGGCTGGATGGTCGATCCGGCGCGCGCCGGCTACGTCGGCCGCGACGCCATCCTCGCCGAGCGCCAGCGCGGGCCGGCCTGGCATCTGGTCGGGCTCGAGGTGAGCTGGGAGGCGCTCGAGGCGCTCTACGAGAGCTTCAATCTGCCGCCGTCGCTGCCCGCGACCGCGCGCCGCGACGGCCTGCCGGTCTTCGCCGAGGACGGCCGCCAGATCGGCAAGGCGACCTCGCACACCTGGTCGCCGATCTTGAAGAAGTACCTGGTCATCGCCTCGGTTCACCGCGGCTACGAAGCCAAGGGGACCCAGCTCCTGCTCGAGCACACCGTCGAGTTCGAGCGTCGCAAGGTCGCCGCCACCGTCGTGCCGACACCGTTCTACGATCCCGAAAGGAAGCGCAAGCCGTGA
- a CDS encoding zinc ribbon domain-containing protein, with the protein MPDDPRKGASGAQAIGARARKFPCPQCGADVVWHPGSKRLRCDYCGYQQEVAPAGAAHAGAAAARGATDPASGAPVASAARFVGERQLADGLARGGDLGWGAERKAVRCTKCGALETFEPGVAARACGFCGSPAVVEAPVDANLVRPEGVLPFTVAKNDALQRFRSWLGSLWFRPGNLKERATVSGIQGIYIPFWTFDADSRSDWTAEAGYRRGSGKNARVEWRHASGTLDHRFDDLPLPASQGLDAATAREIEPFPTAEFVAYDPSYLSGFLAEEYAVGLAEAQTLARQRMDATLREACRAEVPGDECRNLRVSTQYSQWHYKSGLVPVWIAAYVYQGKSFRYVVNGATGKATGTAPWSWVKIGFAVLAALILVGIILSNS; encoded by the coding sequence GTGCCGGACGATCCCAGGAAAGGCGCCTCCGGCGCCCAGGCCATCGGCGCGCGGGCGCGCAAGTTCCCCTGTCCGCAGTGCGGCGCCGATGTCGTCTGGCATCCGGGCTCGAAGCGTCTGCGCTGCGATTACTGCGGCTATCAGCAGGAGGTCGCGCCGGCGGGCGCAGCGCACGCCGGCGCCGCTGCGGCGCGAGGTGCGACCGACCCGGCCTCCGGCGCGCCAGTGGCTTCAGCGGCACGGTTCGTCGGCGAACGCCAGTTGGCCGACGGCCTGGCGCGGGGCGGCGATCTGGGCTGGGGCGCCGAAAGGAAGGCGGTGCGCTGCACGAAGTGCGGCGCCCTCGAGACCTTCGAGCCCGGCGTCGCCGCCAGGGCCTGCGGCTTCTGCGGCTCGCCGGCGGTCGTCGAAGCGCCCGTCGACGCCAACCTGGTGCGTCCCGAAGGGGTCCTCCCCTTCACCGTGGCGAAAAACGACGCCTTGCAGCGCTTCCGCAGCTGGCTCGGATCGCTTTGGTTCCGCCCGGGGAATCTCAAGGAGCGCGCCACGGTGAGCGGCATCCAGGGGATCTACATCCCATTCTGGACCTTCGACGCCGACAGCCGTTCCGACTGGACTGCCGAGGCGGGCTACCGGCGGGGCAGCGGCAAGAACGCCCGGGTCGAATGGCGGCACGCTTCGGGCACCCTGGATCATCGCTTCGACGACCTGCCACTTCCGGCTTCGCAGGGCCTCGATGCCGCCACGGCGCGTGAGATCGAGCCGTTCCCGACCGCGGAGTTCGTCGCCTACGACCCGAGCTATCTCTCGGGCTTCCTCGCCGAAGAGTACGCAGTCGGTCTTGCGGAAGCACAGACGCTCGCCCGGCAGCGCATGGACGCGACCTTGCGCGAGGCCTGCCGCGCCGAGGTTCCCGGCGACGAGTGCCGCAACCTCCGGGTGTCGACGCAGTACTCGCAATGGCACTACAAGAGCGGCCTCGTGCCGGTCTGGATCGCCGCCTACGTCTACCAGGGCAAGAGCTTCCGGTACGTCGTGAACGGCGCCACCGGCAAGGCGACCGGCACGGCACCCTGGAGCTGGGTGAAGATCGGCTTCGCCGTCCTCGCCGCCCTCATCCTCGTCGGCATCATCCTCAGCAACAGCTAG
- a CDS encoding serine/threonine-protein kinase — MTLAVGDRLGSYEILGELGSGGMGQVYRARDGRLDRDVALKVLPPQLAANADALARFEREAKAVAALSHPNILAIYDVGRERDQAFAVMELLLGETLREHLSGGATPARKAVEVTAQIAAGLAAAHERGIVHRDLKPENVFLLADGRVKILDFGLARQQVSAESHSQLLGATTMGPGAPGTEPGTVLGTVGYMAPEQVKGQTADARSDLFALGVILYELLAGRRAFARDSAVETMSAILREEPPELDLLAAKIPPALDRVLRRCLEKAPGERFQSARDLAFALRDAVGGSSSGTSSGTSSTATAKALSPGADRSVRWPLVGTALVAALAGLGLGFLVFRGATVSGAASGASAANALPVPTFRQLTRLPGGEGAPSLSPDGGSLVYEKRVDGQEDLFLQRVDGQTAILLTGDCPASDRDPAFSPDGLRIAYRSECQGGGLFVMGATGENARRIADFGHHPAWSPDGREVVVATSRTERPWNRPNTAELWAIEVESGAKRLVSRGDAMHPAWSPSGKRIAFWGLPGDSFQRDLWTVAADGSQAETGQGVRLTDDAAIDWNPLWSADGKYLYFASSRGGTFNIWRIALDEASGRRLGDPEPVTAPTSWAGWLSRSRDGRRMVFVDRNIRTNVFRAPIDSARGVLIGPPVAIPAGAMEVNDVDLDPHAERAVLSSTDPPQQLFVTRFADGSFRQVTDGPFRSRQGTWAPDGLHLIFQSSRFAGGMGLIRADGGGLRGIEHGAGATAEPVLSSDGRKVAYGGAGGSYLVELGPSFEPESSRALVPPVAGDNFYPASFSPDDRWLAGQLRSGGKANAIALYSVADGRWRSWEGPATMARTDGKVRLLGNDGRLVLDTPGAILAIDAPGATPRELVRAAPSHRLRGLGLSRDRKWMVWIDETDESDIWLMSFDGATPSGEADGAHPAN, encoded by the coding sequence ATGACGCTTGCGGTCGGAGATCGCCTCGGGTCGTACGAGATCCTGGGTGAGCTCGGTTCTGGGGGGATGGGGCAGGTCTATCGGGCGCGCGATGGGCGGCTCGATCGCGATGTCGCGCTCAAGGTTCTGCCGCCGCAGCTCGCGGCGAACGCTGACGCGCTGGCCCGCTTCGAGCGCGAGGCGAAGGCTGTCGCCGCGCTCTCCCATCCCAACATCCTCGCCATCTACGACGTCGGCCGGGAGCGTGACCAGGCGTTCGCGGTCATGGAGCTGCTCCTCGGGGAGACGCTCCGCGAGCATCTGAGTGGCGGCGCCACTCCGGCGCGCAAGGCCGTGGAGGTCACGGCGCAGATCGCCGCCGGGCTCGCCGCGGCGCACGAGCGCGGCATCGTCCACCGGGATCTGAAGCCCGAGAACGTCTTCCTGCTCGCCGACGGGCGGGTGAAGATCCTCGACTTCGGACTCGCCAGACAGCAAGTGAGCGCGGAGAGCCACAGTCAGCTCCTGGGCGCCACCACGATGGGTCCCGGCGCACCGGGGACCGAGCCCGGTACCGTCCTCGGCACCGTCGGCTACATGGCGCCGGAGCAGGTGAAGGGCCAGACCGCCGATGCGCGCTCGGATCTCTTCGCGCTCGGCGTGATCCTCTACGAGCTGCTCGCGGGACGGCGGGCGTTCGCGCGCGATTCGGCGGTCGAGACGATGTCGGCGATTCTCAGGGAGGAGCCGCCGGAGCTCGACCTCCTCGCGGCGAAGATCCCGCCGGCGCTCGATCGCGTCCTCCGCCGCTGCCTCGAGAAGGCTCCCGGCGAGCGGTTCCAGTCGGCGCGCGACCTGGCGTTCGCCCTGCGTGATGCGGTGGGCGGCAGTTCGTCCGGCACGTCGTCCGGAACCTCGTCGACCGCCACGGCGAAAGCCCTGAGCCCCGGCGCAGACCGCTCTGTTCGCTGGCCGCTCGTCGGCACCGCGCTCGTGGCGGCGCTCGCGGGCCTGGGACTCGGCTTTCTGGTCTTCCGCGGCGCGACGGTATCCGGTGCCGCGAGTGGCGCAAGCGCCGCGAACGCGCTCCCTGTGCCGACCTTCCGCCAGCTCACCCGCCTGCCCGGCGGCGAAGGCGCGCCGTCGCTCTCGCCCGACGGCGGCTCGCTCGTCTACGAGAAGCGGGTCGACGGACAGGAGGATCTGTTTCTGCAACGCGTCGACGGGCAGACCGCGATCCTTCTCACCGGCGACTGTCCTGCGAGCGATCGCGACCCGGCGTTCTCGCCCGACGGCCTGCGGATCGCCTATCGCTCCGAATGTCAGGGCGGGGGTCTCTTCGTCATGGGAGCGACCGGCGAGAACGCGCGGCGGATCGCCGACTTCGGGCATCACCCCGCGTGGTCGCCGGACGGCCGCGAAGTCGTGGTCGCGACGTCGCGGACGGAGCGCCCGTGGAATCGCCCGAACACGGCCGAGCTCTGGGCGATCGAGGTCGAATCGGGCGCGAAGCGACTCGTCAGCCGGGGCGACGCGATGCATCCTGCGTGGTCACCATCGGGAAAGCGGATCGCGTTCTGGGGCCTCCCCGGGGATTCGTTCCAGCGCGATCTCTGGACGGTCGCGGCCGACGGCAGCCAGGCGGAGACGGGGCAGGGCGTCCGACTCACCGACGACGCGGCGATCGACTGGAACCCCCTCTGGTCGGCCGACGGCAAGTACCTCTACTTCGCGAGCTCGCGCGGCGGCACCTTCAACATCTGGCGGATCGCGCTGGACGAGGCGAGCGGCCGGCGGCTCGGCGATCCCGAGCCGGTCACCGCCCCGACGAGCTGGGCCGGCTGGCTCTCGCGGTCGCGCGACGGCCGGCGCATGGTGTTCGTCGATCGCAACATCCGGACGAACGTCTTCCGCGCTCCGATCGACTCGGCGCGCGGCGTCCTCATCGGCCCGCCGGTCGCGATCCCCGCCGGCGCGATGGAAGTCAACGACGTCGACCTCGATCCGCACGCCGAGCGCGCCGTGCTCTCTTCGACCGATCCTCCGCAGCAGCTGTTCGTGACCCGCTTCGCCGACGGTTCGTTCCGCCAGGTCACCGACGGCCCGTTCCGCAGCCGGCAGGGCACCTGGGCTCCCGACGGTCTGCACCTCATCTTTCAGTCCAGCCGCTTCGCGGGCGGGATGGGGCTCATTCGGGCCGATGGCGGCGGCCTGCGCGGGATCGAGCATGGCGCTGGCGCGACGGCCGAACCGGTCCTTTCGTCGGATGGGCGGAAGGTCGCCTACGGCGGCGCCGGAGGCTCGTACCTCGTCGAGCTCGGTCCGTCGTTCGAGCCCGAAAGCTCCCGCGCGCTCGTGCCGCCCGTCGCGGGAGACAACTTCTATCCCGCCTCGTTCTCGCCCGATGACCGTTGGCTCGCCGGCCAGCTCCGCAGCGGCGGCAAGGCCAACGCGATCGCGCTCTACTCCGTCGCCGACGGTCGCTGGCGGTCCTGGGAGGGGCCGGCGACGATGGCCCGGACCGATGGCAAGGTGCGTCTGCTCGGCAACGACGGCCGCCTGGTCCTCGACACGCCGGGGGCGATTCTCGCGATCGATGCGCCCGGAGCGACGCCGCGCGAGTTGGTGCGCGCGGCGCCGAGTCACCGGTTGCGCGGACTGGGACTGTCCCGCGATCGCAAGTGGATGGTCTGGATCGACGAAACCGACGAGTCGGACATCTGGCTGATGTCGTTCGATGGGGCGACGCCCTCCGGCGAAGCCGATGGCGCCCATCCCGCCAATTGA
- a CDS encoding M28 family peptidase, which translates to MRRRSPTPAFLLTLFAPALVLAGAPAGVDVAALRSHAEFLADDSLRGRDSGSPEYAIAARYAATRFASYGLEPGNGESFFQPVRFAEAQVQKSTVVARRGGRRAELAGLADYLIFGGMTQEKGRVSADVAFVGYGIDAPELDRRDYEGVDVRGKIVLLVKGAPASFPTDQRAHYSSTRLKAELAERRGAIGILIVRDRSEEARIPWRRVQSYADRPRTAWVAEDGAIKDAFPGIAFSALLSREGAMKLLDGTADSLDSLLDSAERLDYRSRSLPVKLDVTFESRLSRSESPNVAAILPGSDPALRGEYVVVSAHLDHVGVGRAVEGDTIYNGFYDNALGSSILLETARVAATAALRPRRSILFLLVTGEERGLLGSDFFAHHPTVPAGALVADVNVDMPLLLAPAADLVAFGGEHSSLGALAEAAVAAHGFTLIPDPMPEEVIFVRSDQYSFVRQGVPSIYLTAGSGTVGGGDAQAKASGEFLARHYHQPSDEIELGADWDSAARFTAAQADLVRAIADADARPTWNAGDFFGETFGRR; encoded by the coding sequence ATGCGACGACGGAGTCCGACCCCTGCATTCCTTCTCACCCTCTTCGCGCCAGCGCTCGTCCTGGCCGGCGCGCCGGCCGGCGTCGACGTCGCAGCATTGCGATCGCACGCCGAGTTTCTCGCCGACGACAGCCTCCGCGGGCGCGACTCCGGCAGCCCCGAGTATGCGATCGCGGCCCGCTACGCCGCGACCCGGTTCGCCTCCTACGGGCTCGAACCCGGCAACGGCGAGAGCTTCTTCCAACCGGTGCGATTCGCCGAGGCGCAGGTCCAGAAATCCACTGTCGTCGCACGCCGGGGCGGGCGCCGCGCCGAGCTTGCGGGGCTCGCGGACTACCTGATCTTCGGCGGCATGACCCAGGAGAAGGGCAGGGTCTCGGCCGACGTCGCCTTCGTCGGCTACGGCATCGATGCCCCCGAGCTCGACCGGCGCGACTACGAAGGCGTCGACGTGCGCGGCAAGATCGTGCTGCTGGTCAAGGGCGCTCCGGCGAGCTTCCCCACCGACCAGCGGGCGCACTACTCGTCGACCCGTCTCAAGGCGGAGCTCGCGGAACGCCGGGGGGCGATCGGAATTCTCATCGTGCGCGACCGCAGCGAGGAGGCGCGCATTCCATGGCGGCGCGTCCAGTCCTACGCCGACCGTCCGCGGACCGCGTGGGTCGCCGAGGACGGCGCCATAAAGGACGCCTTCCCGGGCATCGCCTTCTCGGCGCTCCTGTCGCGGGAGGGAGCCATGAAGCTCCTCGACGGCACCGCCGACTCGCTCGACAGCCTGCTCGACTCGGCGGAACGTCTCGACTACCGCTCCCGTTCGCTGCCGGTGAAGCTCGACGTCACCTTCGAGAGCCGGCTGTCGCGCTCCGAGAGTCCGAACGTCGCCGCGATCCTGCCCGGCTCCGACCCGGCGCTCCGCGGCGAGTACGTCGTCGTCTCGGCGCATCTCGACCACGTCGGTGTCGGCCGAGCGGTCGAAGGCGACACCATCTACAACGGCTTCTACGACAACGCGCTGGGCAGCTCCATCCTGCTCGAGACCGCGCGTGTCGCCGCCACCGCCGCCCTTCGCCCCCGGCGCTCGATCCTCTTCCTCCTGGTGACGGGAGAGGAGCGCGGCCTCCTCGGCTCGGACTTCTTCGCCCACCACCCCACGGTCCCGGCGGGCGCGCTGGTCGCCGACGTCAATGTCGACATGCCGCTCCTCCTGGCGCCGGCCGCGGATCTCGTCGCCTTCGGTGGCGAGCACAGCTCACTCGGAGCGCTCGCCGAGGCGGCGGTCGCCGCGCACGGCTTTACCCTGATCCCCGATCCGATGCCGGAAGAGGTGATCTTCGTCCGCTCCGATCAGTACTCCTTCGTACGCCAGGGGGTGCCTTCGATCTACCTGACGGCGGGCTCCGGCACGGTCGGCGGGGGCGATGCCCAGGCGAAGGCCAGCGGCGAGTTTCTGGCGCGGCACTACCACCAGCCGAGCGACGAGATCGAGCTCGGCGCCGACTGGGATTCCGCGGCCCGCTTCACCGCCGCCCAGGCGGATCTCGTCCGGGCCATCGCCGACGCCGACGCCCGACCGACCTGGAACGCCGGCGACTTCTTCGGCGAGACGTTCGGCAGGAGGTAA